In Arthrobacter sp. CDRTa11, one DNA window encodes the following:
- a CDS encoding LysR substrate-binding domain-containing protein — protein MFTLDQLTGFIAVAEELHFGRAAERLNMTQPPLSRQIQKLEKSIGTELLERDNRKVQLTPAGTAFLDEARRLMALANRAPITARRIATGRSGVLRVGFTAASGFSILGPLLEEIAAILPEVDIELQELVTGEQIQGLLTGELDLGLARPPFDRDVFDSHLLYRESMVLAVPTGHRLADLSRPIGDADLQDEPLIMHSPTKAAYFYDLVIRLHTIQHGNVIHTVSQILTMVSLVAARRGVAFVPHSATLLAIKGVEFLPLAGTSSQDPVELHAIWNRKVANPALRRLLESLEFGTE, from the coding sequence ATGTTTACTCTCGACCAACTGACCGGATTCATCGCCGTCGCCGAAGAACTCCACTTCGGACGGGCCGCGGAACGGCTGAACATGACCCAGCCGCCGCTCAGCCGCCAGATCCAAAAACTCGAAAAGAGCATCGGTACGGAACTGCTGGAAAGAGACAACCGAAAAGTCCAACTCACTCCGGCCGGAACCGCGTTCCTGGATGAGGCCAGGAGACTCATGGCCCTCGCCAACCGGGCGCCCATCACCGCCCGCCGGATCGCTACGGGACGCTCAGGTGTGCTGCGGGTCGGGTTCACTGCAGCCAGTGGATTCAGCATCCTGGGACCGCTCCTGGAGGAAATCGCCGCCATTCTTCCCGAGGTGGACATTGAACTCCAGGAGCTTGTCACCGGTGAACAGATCCAAGGCCTGCTCACCGGCGAGCTGGACCTGGGCCTTGCCCGTCCGCCCTTTGACCGGGATGTTTTTGACTCGCACCTGCTGTACCGGGAGTCCATGGTGCTGGCCGTACCAACGGGCCACCGGCTGGCGGACCTCTCCCGCCCCATCGGGGACGCGGATCTCCAGGACGAACCCCTCATCATGCACTCTCCCACCAAAGCCGCATACTTCTACGACCTGGTGATCCGCCTGCACACCATCCAGCACGGGAACGTCATCCATACCGTGAGCCAGATCCTCACCATGGTTTCGCTGGTCGCGGCCCGCCGGGGCGTGGCATTTGTCCCGCATTCGGCCACACTCCTCGCCATTAAGGGGGTTGAGTTCCTGCCGCTGGCCGGCACCAGCAGCCAAGATCCGGTGGAACTGCATGCCATCTGGAACCGCAAGGTCGCCAACCCGGCACTGCGAAGGCTCCTGGAGAGCCTGGAATTCGGAACGGAGTAG
- a CDS encoding Bug family tripartite tricarboxylate transporter substrate binding protein, with protein MKHFPTRRTILGAAAVSLLALTACGNVAGGGTADAAKYPTGPVSLSVGQAAGGSTDLIARALAEGAAKTLGQPMPVVNKPGANGALATKEVAGKPADGHELVLLNASLITITPLAVTADEAVNIDDLDVIAGLSQDDYVLVASTESGFKTFDDVTAAGRNVTFGTTGVGTGSQLAQTVLFKQAKVQGTDIPFDSGKPALTAVLGNQVELATIQLGEAMPQIEAGKVTPLLVFSEERTSFLPDTPTAKEAGYDVPVAQYRAVAAPKGTPQEVKDKLLAAFQEAFKSDAYKEFNKKNSLTPKEISGEEVVTEWKEYAAKYKQLVEKYGISLSGNK; from the coding sequence ATGAAGCACTTCCCCACCCGCCGCACAATTCTCGGTGCGGCCGCCGTCAGCCTGCTGGCGCTGACCGCCTGCGGCAATGTCGCCGGCGGCGGTACCGCCGATGCGGCCAAATACCCTACCGGCCCCGTCAGCCTCTCCGTGGGCCAGGCTGCCGGCGGCAGCACTGACCTGATCGCGAGGGCCCTCGCCGAAGGGGCCGCCAAGACCCTCGGCCAGCCGATGCCGGTGGTGAACAAGCCCGGCGCCAACGGCGCACTTGCCACCAAGGAGGTGGCCGGTAAGCCGGCCGACGGGCACGAACTGGTCCTGCTCAACGCGTCCCTGATCACCATCACACCGTTGGCAGTCACCGCCGATGAAGCCGTGAACATTGATGACCTGGACGTCATCGCCGGCTTGTCCCAGGACGATTACGTCCTCGTGGCCAGCACGGAGTCCGGCTTCAAGACGTTCGACGACGTCACCGCCGCAGGGCGCAACGTCACCTTTGGTACCACGGGTGTTGGCACCGGAAGCCAGCTGGCCCAGACCGTTCTCTTCAAGCAGGCCAAGGTCCAGGGAACCGACATCCCCTTTGACAGCGGCAAGCCTGCCCTGACGGCAGTCCTTGGCAACCAGGTTGAGCTCGCCACCATCCAGCTTGGTGAGGCGATGCCGCAGATCGAGGCCGGGAAGGTGACGCCGCTGCTGGTCTTCTCGGAGGAGCGCACCAGCTTCCTCCCCGATACCCCCACGGCCAAGGAAGCCGGCTACGACGTTCCGGTTGCGCAGTACCGCGCAGTGGCCGCCCCGAAGGGCACCCCGCAGGAAGTCAAGGACAAGCTGCTCGCTGCCTTCCAGGAGGCCTTCAAATCGGACGCCTACAAGGAGTTCAACAAGAAGAACTCGCTGACGCCGAAGGAGATCTCCGGCGAGGAGGTTGTCACGGAGTGGAAGGAATACGCCGCGAAGTACAAGCAGTTGGTGGAGAAGTACGGCATCAGCCTGAGCGGAAATAAGTGA
- a CDS encoding tripartite tricarboxylate transporter TctB family protein — MKGTPAVPAGGSESAASGGETPGTRPGEVLDDLTPEQLAAQWEEEKPPAAGALANAASSLVVIGVGLGAVVLSIIMGLGTPATPQPGLWPFIISCVMVALGVFQLLAGRHNRDAEKFTRMSTAPLTGLVTLAAMVALMPLIGFELPALVLCIIWMRFLGGETWRSTLVVSAAVVIAFYAIFVFALNTSIPHLF, encoded by the coding sequence GTGAAAGGAACACCCGCAGTTCCCGCCGGAGGCAGCGAGTCGGCTGCCTCCGGCGGGGAAACCCCCGGTACCCGCCCCGGCGAGGTCTTGGACGACCTGACGCCGGAGCAGCTCGCAGCCCAGTGGGAGGAGGAGAAGCCTCCCGCGGCGGGAGCCCTGGCCAACGCCGCGTCATCCCTGGTCGTCATCGGCGTAGGCCTTGGCGCGGTGGTCCTGTCCATCATCATGGGACTGGGCACGCCGGCCACTCCGCAGCCTGGTCTCTGGCCGTTCATTATCAGCTGCGTCATGGTTGCCCTTGGGGTGTTCCAGCTCCTCGCCGGCCGGCACAACCGGGATGCCGAGAAGTTCACCCGCATGTCCACGGCGCCGCTGACCGGACTGGTGACCCTCGCCGCCATGGTGGCACTAATGCCGCTGATCGGCTTTGAGCTGCCGGCCCTCGTGCTGTGCATCATCTGGATGCGCTTCCTGGGCGGCGAAACGTGGCGCTCCACGCTGGTAGTCAGTGCCGCCGTCGTGATTGCGTTCTATGCCATCTTCGTCTTCGCGCTCAATACCTCCATTCCCCACCTTTTCTAG
- a CDS encoding tripartite tricarboxylate transporter permease, with product MDFLNPVINGFAVVLEPTNLLYCLIGVVIGMLIGVLPGLGPAATIAILLPLTYNVEPVTAIIMLAGIFYGAQYGGTITSVLLRLPGEASSVVTVFDGYQMAKQGRAGTALGLASIGSFVGGTAAIIGLTFLAPIVASFALDFGAPEYTALAMLGILLVATISSGSKAKALIAAALGLLLATVGRDIFTGESRFTFGSLQLADGIDFVPIAMGIFGLGEILYNLEERHRAAKAPSKVTNVWPSRKDLKQASGAIGRGSVLGFFLGILPGGGATIASMASYAMEKKRAKQPERFGKGAPEGVAGPETANNAAATSSFIPLLTLGIPANATMALMFGALLIQGVTPGPQLVEQNPELFWGVVNSMYIGNILLLIMSLPLVGIFVKILRVRAAILAPVTALITLLGAYTINNSMFDVTLVVVFGIVGYLMKKFGFEPGPLVLAFVLGELLESSMRRSLLMFGGDPVGFFGRPISATLLLVFVLVAVLPAIRSTIAKRKISATTAVTPDIKEKV from the coding sequence GTGGATTTTCTGAATCCCGTTATCAACGGATTTGCGGTTGTCCTGGAGCCGACAAACCTCCTGTACTGCCTGATCGGCGTCGTGATCGGCATGCTGATCGGCGTGCTGCCCGGCTTGGGGCCCGCGGCAACCATCGCCATCCTGCTTCCCCTTACGTACAACGTGGAGCCTGTTACTGCCATCATCATGCTGGCCGGCATTTTCTACGGTGCGCAGTACGGCGGCACCATTACCTCCGTGCTCCTGCGGCTTCCAGGCGAAGCGTCCTCGGTGGTCACGGTGTTCGATGGCTACCAGATGGCAAAACAGGGCAGGGCCGGCACGGCGCTGGGCCTGGCCTCGATCGGATCGTTTGTCGGAGGCACCGCCGCCATCATCGGCCTGACATTCCTCGCACCCATCGTGGCCAGTTTCGCCCTGGACTTCGGTGCACCCGAGTACACCGCCCTGGCCATGCTCGGAATCCTCCTCGTGGCCACGATCAGCAGCGGATCGAAGGCCAAAGCACTCATCGCCGCCGCCCTGGGACTCCTGCTCGCCACCGTAGGCCGTGACATCTTCACCGGTGAAAGCCGCTTCACCTTCGGCAGCCTGCAGCTCGCCGACGGCATCGATTTTGTGCCGATCGCCATGGGCATCTTCGGCCTCGGTGAAATCCTCTACAACCTCGAGGAACGCCACCGGGCCGCCAAAGCACCGTCGAAGGTGACCAACGTCTGGCCCTCGCGCAAGGACCTTAAGCAGGCTTCCGGAGCCATCGGCCGCGGATCAGTGTTGGGCTTCTTCCTGGGAATCCTCCCCGGCGGCGGTGCCACCATCGCCTCCATGGCGTCCTACGCCATGGAAAAGAAGCGGGCCAAGCAGCCCGAGCGCTTTGGCAAGGGAGCCCCCGAGGGCGTCGCCGGACCGGAAACCGCCAACAACGCCGCCGCCACATCGTCCTTCATCCCGCTGCTGACGCTTGGCATCCCGGCCAACGCCACCATGGCCTTGATGTTCGGTGCATTGCTGATCCAGGGTGTCACCCCCGGGCCGCAGCTCGTGGAACAGAACCCGGAGCTCTTCTGGGGCGTGGTCAACTCCATGTACATCGGCAACATCCTGCTGCTGATCATGAGCCTGCCACTGGTGGGCATCTTCGTGAAGATCCTCCGCGTCAGGGCCGCCATCCTGGCTCCCGTCACGGCACTCATCACGCTGCTGGGTGCCTACACCATCAACAACAGCATGTTCGACGTCACCCTGGTGGTTGTCTTCGGCATTGTCGGCTACCTGATGAAGAAGTTTGGCTTCGAACCGGGCCCCCTGGTGCTGGCGTTCGTGCTCGGTGAACTGCTGGAAAGCTCCATGCGCCGTTCCCTGCTGATGTTCGGCGGCGATCCGGTGGGCTTCTTCGGCCGCCCGATCTCGGCGACCCTTCTGCTGGTCTTTGTCCTGGTAGCCGTGCTCCCGGCCATCCGCAGCACCATCGCCAAGCGCAAAATATCCGCCACCACGGCCGTCACGCCGGACATCAAGGAGAAGGTATGA
- a CDS encoding universal stress protein gives MSIIVGFVPTPAGEAALTAGIAEAKLRNEDLVIVNSAREGALVDKSVAPDDVLARAARRAADAGVNASVVQPPYQHDLADEFLDVAREADASLIVIGLRHRTQVGKFILGSHAQRILMQADRPVLAVKADGAGF, from the coding sequence ATGAGCATCATCGTCGGATTTGTCCCCACTCCCGCAGGAGAAGCCGCGCTGACGGCAGGCATCGCGGAAGCCAAGCTCCGCAACGAGGACCTGGTGATCGTCAACTCGGCCCGGGAAGGCGCCCTCGTGGACAAATCCGTGGCACCCGACGACGTGCTGGCCCGGGCCGCCCGCCGTGCAGCCGACGCCGGGGTGAACGCAAGCGTGGTTCAGCCTCCCTACCAGCACGATCTTGCTGACGAGTTCCTCGACGTCGCCCGCGAAGCGGACGCATCGCTGATCGTCATCGGGCTCCGGCACCGTACCCAGGTGGGCAAGTTCATCCTGGGAAGCCATGCACAGCGGATCCTTATGCAGGCCGACCGCCCCGTCCTCGCCGTCAAGGCGGACGGAGCCGGTTTCTAA
- a CDS encoding TetR/AcrR family transcriptional regulator C-terminal domain-containing protein, whose product MPAVSAASGSRTGAAGNASTTARRRAGRPSAAVLDKAGITAAALDLIGKKGYDGLTMAGLARLLDVAPSALYNHVASKRDVLLLVEDHLTALVDVSGFGVEPWEDAVRTWAWSYRDVFAQHTPLIPVIAVLPVTDAPQTLAMYETVSAAFLAAGFPQERIVSAIVALESFIFGSAYDVTAPADIFDAGSMAGATPHFTGAVQSLAAQGHHKPADVAFGLGLEALITGLGALRG is encoded by the coding sequence ATGCCGGCAGTATCAGCCGCATCAGGAAGCAGAACCGGAGCAGCCGGCAATGCCTCCACCACAGCACGGCGGCGCGCCGGGCGCCCGTCAGCCGCCGTCCTGGACAAGGCTGGCATCACGGCCGCCGCCCTGGACCTCATCGGCAAGAAGGGCTACGACGGCCTCACCATGGCCGGACTGGCCCGCCTCCTCGACGTGGCGCCGTCGGCCCTTTATAACCATGTGGCGTCCAAACGGGACGTCCTCCTGCTGGTGGAGGACCACCTTACGGCCCTGGTGGATGTGTCCGGCTTCGGCGTGGAACCCTGGGAAGACGCCGTCCGGACATGGGCGTGGAGTTACCGGGATGTCTTCGCCCAGCACACTCCCCTGATCCCGGTGATAGCAGTCCTGCCCGTGACGGATGCACCGCAGACCCTCGCCATGTACGAGACCGTCAGTGCCGCTTTCCTGGCCGCCGGCTTCCCGCAGGAGCGGATTGTCTCCGCGATCGTGGCGCTGGAATCGTTCATTTTCGGCTCGGCGTATGACGTGACCGCACCCGCTGACATTTTCGACGCCGGCAGCATGGCCGGCGCCACCCCGCATTTCACCGGGGCGGTGCAGAGCCTGGCCGCCCAGGGGCACCACAAGCCGGCGGATGTTGCCTTTGGCTTGGGGCTGGAGGCCCTTATCACAGGCCTTGGAGCGCTGCGGGGGTGA
- a CDS encoding flavin monoamine oxidase family protein — translation MLNLNRDVVVVGAGPSGLTAARELKKAGLSVAVLEARDRVGGRTWTDTVDGAVLEIGGQWVSPDQTVLLELLEELGLKTYSRYRSGESVYIGADGIPVRYSGDSFPVDAATAVEMDKLIALLDGLAAEIGATEPWAHPKARELDTISFHHWLRANSDNEEACNNIGLFIAGGMLTKPAHAFSTLQAVLMAASAGSFTHLTDEDFILDKRVIGGMQQVSLLQAQELGDDVVLNSPVRTINWSADPDGGSGDRYRVTAVSERATVNARFVIMAVPPNLYSRVSFNPPLPRRQHQMHQHQSLGLVIKVHAVYSTPFWREQGLSGTGFGAGSLVQEVYDNTNHGDSRGTLVGFISDEKADAVFELSAEDRKRAVLESIAGFLGDKALEPEVYYESDWGSEEWTRGAYASSYDLGGLHRYGKDQHAPVGPIYWSSSDLAAEGYQHVDGAIRMGRSTAARICEIARVAAPAGV, via the coding sequence ATGCTGAACCTTAACCGCGACGTTGTGGTCGTGGGAGCCGGGCCCTCCGGCCTGACCGCCGCCCGCGAACTGAAGAAGGCCGGCCTGAGCGTTGCCGTGCTGGAAGCCCGTGACAGGGTGGGTGGCCGCACCTGGACCGATACCGTGGACGGCGCTGTGCTGGAAATCGGCGGCCAATGGGTCTCGCCGGACCAGACCGTGCTGCTGGAACTGCTGGAGGAACTGGGGCTGAAGACCTATTCGCGGTACCGCTCCGGCGAGTCGGTCTACATCGGTGCCGACGGCATCCCCGTCCGCTACTCCGGCGACTCCTTCCCCGTGGACGCGGCCACCGCCGTCGAGATGGACAAGCTGATTGCCCTGCTGGACGGGCTGGCCGCCGAAATCGGCGCCACCGAGCCCTGGGCGCACCCCAAGGCCCGGGAACTGGACACCATTTCCTTCCACCACTGGCTGCGGGCCAATTCGGACAACGAGGAAGCCTGCAACAACATCGGCCTGTTCATCGCCGGCGGCATGCTCACCAAGCCCGCCCACGCCTTCTCCACACTGCAGGCCGTGCTGATGGCGGCCTCCGCCGGTTCCTTCACCCACCTCACGGATGAGGACTTCATCCTGGACAAGCGGGTGATCGGCGGAATGCAGCAGGTTTCGCTGCTGCAGGCGCAGGAGCTGGGGGACGACGTCGTCCTTAACAGTCCCGTGCGCACCATTAACTGGAGCGCGGATCCCGACGGCGGCAGCGGGGACCGCTACCGGGTCACCGCCGTTTCCGAGCGGGCAACTGTCAACGCGCGGTTTGTGATCATGGCGGTCCCGCCGAACCTGTACTCGCGGGTCTCGTTCAACCCGCCGCTCCCGCGACGGCAGCACCAGATGCACCAGCACCAGTCGCTGGGCCTGGTCATTAAGGTGCACGCCGTCTACAGCACGCCGTTCTGGCGCGAGCAGGGGCTGTCGGGGACGGGCTTTGGCGCGGGCTCCCTCGTCCAGGAGGTCTACGACAACACCAACCACGGCGATTCCCGCGGCACGCTGGTGGGGTTCATTTCCGACGAAAAGGCCGACGCCGTCTTCGAGTTGAGTGCCGAGGACCGCAAGCGGGCAGTTCTTGAGTCGATCGCCGGGTTCCTGGGGGACAAGGCCCTGGAACCGGAGGTCTACTACGAGTCGGACTGGGGCTCGGAGGAATGGACGCGCGGCGCCTACGCCTCCAGCTATGACCTGGGTGGCCTGCATCGCTACGGCAAGGACCAGCACGCGCCGGTGGGGCCCATCTACTGGTCCTCCTCAGACCTGGCTGCCGAGGGGTACCAGCACGTGGACGGCGCCATCCGCATGGGCAGAAGCACTGCAGCCCGTATCTGCGAGATTGCCCGCGTGGCAGCGCCGGCCGGGGTCTGA